The window ATTCGTCGTCGGCGCCGTCAGCGTCGGCGTCCGCGTCCGCGTTCGCATCCGTACCGTCCTCACCGTCGGCGGCGAGTTCGCCGTTCGAAACCGTCACCTGCGCGTTCTGGATGACCTTGTCGCCCATCTCGTAGCCGGCGGTGTAGACGTCGGCGATCGTCCCCTCGGGCTGGTCGCTGTCGACGCGCATCATGACCTCGTGGCGCTGCGGGTCGACCGCCGCGCCGGGGTCGGGATCGACCTCCGAGACGTTCTCGTCCTCGAGGACGCGGTCGAACTCCCGCATGGTCATCTCGACGCCTTCGCGCAGGCTCTCGACGTCGCCGCTTTCCTCCTCTAAGGCGCGTTTCAGGTTGTCTCGGACGTCGACGAGTCGCTCGACGAGGTCCTCGGTCGCGCGCTCTTTGATCTGGTCCTGGCGCTTCTTGGCGCGCTTCTTGTAGTTCTGGAAGTCGGCCTGCTTGCGCTTGAGGCGGCTCTTGAGATCCTCGACCTGCTCCTCGTACTCCGCGATCTCCTCGTCGCGCTCCTCGAGCGCCTGCTCGCGGGCCTCGAGTTCGTCCTGCAGGTCGCCGATCGTCTCGGCCTGGGACTCGACGCGCTCGGTCAGGTCCTCGAGTTCCTCGCGCTGGTGGTCGACGGTACCCGAGAGGTCCCGAGCCTGCTCGACGATCGCGTTGACCTTCCGCGCGAGTTCGTCGTCGTACTCGGTGAGCCGATCCAGCACCGCCTGAACGTCCTCGCTCGTTTCGGGCGTGTCGCCGTCAGTACCAGCGTCGGAAGCGAGTGTCTCGTCCCCAGACTGGGCTGATTCGTCGCCAGCTGCCGATTCGGCAGCCTGGTCGCGGTCCGATTCCGGCGCCGACTGCGGTTCCGATCCTGATTCGTCGGGGGCGTTCGACGGATCGACGTCGGCCGTGTCGCCGTCTGCTGCCTCCTCGGACGGGACACCCTGGGCCGAGGCGTTCGTGCCCTCGTCTTCGCTCATGTGCGGGTCAACGAACAGCGGTAATAAAAGGGTTGAGGTACGCGCGACCGCTCGGCGAGCTGCGACGGATTGGGAAGTGATTCGGAATCGGCCCGCTTCCCGCTTGCTGCGTCTCGATCGGGCCGCTCCGTGGCGTCTCGAGGGTGTGATCCCGAACCGAAGTAGAGCGGGAAGAGGACGATCGGATTCTGGACAATATCACAATTTGTTCTATATTCGGTTCAGTGACGTCGAATTTAGGGGCGATCCACTTATACACCCCCGCCTGCACGTTCAACCATGGACGGCCGCCCTTCACACACCGCCGAGGCGCAAATACTGTTGGTCGAGGACAACCCCGGCGACGTCCGTCTCGTCGAAGAGGCCTTCCGAGACGGACACTTGATCAACCAGCTCCACTCCGTCACCGACGGTCAATCGGCGCTCGATTTCATTCACCGTCGCGGCGAGTACGAGTCGGCACCGCGTCCGGATATCGTCCTGCTGGATCTGAAACTGCCCCGCGTCGACGGCGAAGACGTGCTCCACGAGATCAAACACCACCCGGACCTCGGGGACGTCCCGGTCGTCATCCTCACCGGAATGGACGAGGAACGCATCGAGTCGGAGGATCTCGATCACGACGCGGACGAGGACGCGGTCATTCAGAAGCCGATCGACCCGGACGAATTCGTCGAGGTCATCCGCGAATTCGAAAACTTCCGACTGTCCGTCGTTCGAACCAACACTTAGCCGGTATCGACGCGCCAGGTCGAATCTGCGCTGAGTGGGCCCTCGTCCCGTACTACCTTCGATCCCGATTGTTATCGGACGGCGGCAACTCCACCCGATCGAACCAGAACTCCTCGAGCGTCCGGACCATCTCCACGAACTCGTCGGGCGCCCGCGGTTTCGTCAGGTACGCGTTCACGTGTTGCTCGTAACTCCGGCGGATGTCCTCGTCGGCCTCGGAACTGCTCAGGACCACCACCGGTAACTGCTCGAGGTCGGAGTCGTCACGAATCGCCTCGAGAACCTCGAAGCCGTCCTTTCGGGGTAGATTGAGATCTAACAGGACGATATCGGGGCGCGGCGCCGACTCGTACTCGCCGTTTCGATGCAGAAACGCCATCGCTTCGACGCCGTCCGTGACGACGTGCAGGTCGGCATCGAACGACGCGTCGCGAAAGGCTTCCTTCGTGAGTCGGACGTCGCCCGGGTTGTCCTCGATCAGCAGTACATCCGGGGCTGGAGTCGGGGAACTCGGATTCACAGTTGGTACGGCTTGACCGGCGTATCCGTCCGCCGTCGGTATTCGTTACTCCCACCCCAGCTACATAAGGTCGCGTGCCAATTGGTTTGGGTACTCTGTCCGGCGATTCGAGCGGTTCGACGACACGGTCGACATCGACCGCATGGACACGACACGAATCGCGACGAAACGATGCGACCGTCCCGCCGAACGGTCGCTGAACGACGAGAGCGAAACCGTGTTTACGCGGCCGCCCGTGGTCGCCGGTAGTGACGCAGGCGCGAGCTGACGATTCGTCTCCCATCGAACTCCGGTACGAGGACGGGACGGTCCGCATCGACGGCCTCGAGGAGACGACCGTCCGGCCGATCCGCGAGTCCGTCCCCGAACTCGAGGCGGATCCGCGAACCGACGGCTGGCGCGTCCCGGCGTTCCGGTACGCCGCCCTTCGCCGAGCGCTGGCCGGCGTCGACGCGCCACTCGAGGACGACGTGCTCGATCTCGACGGGGAGCGCGTCGCGGCGCTGCACTCGGCCTATGAACTCCGCGATTATCAGCGCGAGGCGCTGTCGGCGTGGCTCGAGCGCGACCGCTGGGCGGACGGGCCGGCCGCCGTAGCTGCCGGGGCCGCCGTCGACGCCGCACCCGCCGGCGTCCTCGAACTCCCCACCGGCAGCGGGAAGACCGTCATCGCCCTGAAGGCCATCGAACGACTCGCGACGCCCACGCTGATCGTCGTCCCCACCATCGACCTGCTCGAGCAGTGGATCGGCGAACTCGAGACCGAATTCGGTCGACCGATCGGGCGCTTCGGCGGCGGCGAGCAACGGCTCGAACCGATCACCGTCTCGACGTACGATTCGGCGTACCTGAAGGCCGACTCGGTCGGCGACCGGTTCGGGCTCGTCGTCTTCGACGAGGTCCACCACCTCGGCGGCGAGGGGTACCGCGAGATCGCGCGGCTGCTGGCGGCACCCGCGCGGCTGGGACTCACCGCAACGTTCGAACGGCCGGACGGCGCCCACGAGGTGATCGAGGAAATCGTCGGCCCGCTGGTTCACCGCGTCGACGTCGACGAACTCGCCGGCGACCACCTCGCGTCCTACGACGTCAAGCGCCTCGAGGTCGACCTCACACCGGAAGAGCGCGAGGCGTACGAGCGGGCACAGGAGACGTTCTCGGACTACCTCGCTAAATCGAACATCCGGATGCAGAGCGGCTCGGACTACCAGGAACTCGTCAAGCGGTCCGGCTCGGATCCCGAGGCCCGCGAGGCGCTGCTGGCCCGCCAGCGCGCCCGCGAGATCGCCCGCGGCAGCGACGCCAAGATCGAGGCCCTCGAGGGGATCCTCGACGACCACCGCGGCGAGCGCACGATCGTCTTCACGGCGTACAACGACGTCGCGTACGACGTCAGCGAACGGTTTCTGATCCCGACGATCACCCACCAAACGCCCGCCGGGGAGCGGCGAGAGGTTCTCGAGCGGTTCCGCGAGGGGACCTACAGCCGGATCGCGACCTCGAACGTGTTAGACGAGGGCGTCGACGTGCCCGACGCCTCCGTCGCGGTCGTGCTCTCGGGCAGCGGCAGCGAGCGGGAGTTCACCCAGCGACTCGGCCGGATCCTGCGGCCGAAGGACGACGGCGGGCGAGCGCTGCTGTACGAGATCGTCGCAGCGGGAACGAGCGAGGAGCGGACGGCGCAGCGGCGACGGTAGGGCGGCGTGGCCGCGGCCCGGGCGGCGTCGAGTCAGTACCGCTCGACGTTCCACTCGCCGCCCAGCGCCCGCCGCTCGGCCGTCTCCATCGTCCCGTTTTCGAACACCGAGACGCGGCCGGTCTCCTCGCTCAGCGTCAGCGTCGCCACCACGTTCGCTCGCCTCGAGGTGTCTAAGGCGCTCATGTGGCGCGAGCCCATCCAGTCCTCGTACTCGGTGCGCTGGGGAGCGAGATCATCGCATTCGTCGGGCACCGGATCCGCAAAGCGAACCATCCGCCGCTGGACGACGCCGTCGACGCTGACAACCACCGCGCCGTCACGCGACCGGGCGACATCACTGGTCGTCTCGAAGAAGTTCTGCAGGTCGAGACAGACGCTGCGGCAGCGATCGACGGGCCACTCGTTGCCGCCCATCGGGTCCGCGAACCGCTCGATCGACGGTCCCGTGACGACCGCGACGTAGAGCCCCGGCCCCTTGACGAACTCCTCGTTCCAGCGGTCGAACGAGAGGCTGATTCCCTCGAGCGTATAGCGGAGGCAATCGGTCAACTCCCGGACGCCGTCGTGGTCCTCGTAGGGAATCCGTAACTCGCTGCCCATACCCGGTTTTCGGCCCGAACGTCCGTAGTTCCCGCGACTGATGGGGATGGAACGGGACGAAACGGGATGGGACGGTGTCGGCGAGTGACCGGTCATCCCTCGAGCGGAGACGGACACCGAGGGAGGCGCGACCGCTCGGTTCGGACGACTTTTGGCGATGCCGCGCCGATTCCCACGCGGATGCTGACGAAGGACCTGCTTCGCGTCTCGCGGGCCGGCGGGGGCTACCACCCGCAGTTCGCGGACCGCTCGCACCGGCCGCTGGCCGCCCGCGTCATCGGCACCTACCAGGGCCACGTCGGCGAGCAACGGGGCGAGCTCGAGGACGCCCTCGAGTCCCTCGAGCGCGAGAGCGACGACTTCAAACTCGTCCGCGGGTTCGCCGCGCTCCTCGAGCGCGAAGCGACCTTCGAGACCGACGCCGAAATCGAGCCCGAGCGCGCGCGGACGGCGGCATTCGAGGCCGCCGAAGCCGTCGGCGTCGTCGACGAAGACGACCGAGCCGTGGCGCTGATCCGCGCCGCCGAACCCCTCGAGGTGTCCGCGGACGACCTCGAGCGGGCGCTGTACGCCGACCTCGAGGATCGACAGGTGCTCGCCGGGGTCGAACCGCGCTGGGATCCGGACGGACTGCTCGATCAGTACAACCTCTCGCTCGCCCAGACGGCCCTCTTTGATGCAACCGAGGTGCGCGTGCGCTCGAGCGATCCGAAGGCGCTGGTGTCGGCGATCAAGCGGCTGCGGTTGATGTACGAGATTCGCAGGCCCAACGACGAGATTCGCAGGCCCAACGACGAGACGAGAACCGGGTCAGCCGACCTCGCCAGCGACCGCGAAGTCGTCGTTACCGGCCCCACCCACCTCTTTCGGGCCACCCGGCGCTACGGCACCCGGTTCGCGCGGCTCCTGCGGACCGTCGCGAGCGCCGAGTCGTGGTACCTCGAGGCGACGATCGACGACCGCGGCACCGAGCGTACCCTCGAGTTGTCCCACGCGGACCCCGTCGCGGTCCCCGATGCCGAGCCCGTCACTGACGTGCAGTTCGACAGCGGCGTCGAGGCAGATTTCGCCGCCCGGATCGAGAATCTGGACCTCGACTGGCGACTCGTGCGCGAACCCGAGCCGCTCGCGACGGGGACGCGGGTGATGATCCCCGACTTCGCGTTCGAGTACGACCACGGGGTTCCCGATGTCGACGCAGT is drawn from Halopiger aswanensis and contains these coding sequences:
- a CDS encoding DEAD/DEAH box helicase, which produces MTQARADDSSPIELRYEDGTVRIDGLEETTVRPIRESVPELEADPRTDGWRVPAFRYAALRRALAGVDAPLEDDVLDLDGERVAALHSAYELRDYQREALSAWLERDRWADGPAAVAAGAAVDAAPAGVLELPTGSGKTVIALKAIERLATPTLIVVPTIDLLEQWIGELETEFGRPIGRFGGGEQRLEPITVSTYDSAYLKADSVGDRFGLVVFDEVHHLGGEGYREIARLLAAPARLGLTATFERPDGAHEVIEEIVGPLVHRVDVDELAGDHLASYDVKRLEVDLTPEEREAYERAQETFSDYLAKSNIRMQSGSDYQELVKRSGSDPEAREALLARQRAREIARGSDAKIEALEGILDDHRGERTIVFTAYNDVAYDVSERFLIPTITHQTPAGERREVLERFREGTYSRIATSNVLDEGVDVPDASVAVVLSGSGSEREFTQRLGRILRPKDDGGRALLYEIVAAGTSEERTAQRRR
- the grpE gene encoding nucleotide exchange factor GrpE; translation: MSEDEGTNASAQGVPSEEAADGDTADVDPSNAPDESGSEPQSAPESDRDQAAESAAGDESAQSGDETLASDAGTDGDTPETSEDVQAVLDRLTEYDDELARKVNAIVEQARDLSGTVDHQREELEDLTERVESQAETIGDLQDELEAREQALEERDEEIAEYEEQVEDLKSRLKRKQADFQNYKKRAKKRQDQIKERATEDLVERLVDVRDNLKRALEEESGDVESLREGVEMTMREFDRVLEDENVSEVDPDPGAAVDPQRHEVMMRVDSDQPEGTIADVYTAGYEMGDKVIQNAQVTVSNGELAADGEDGTDANADADADADGADDESASDADEQGDETDAADSSSETDGAEAETDSNADGADDVDAEDDDDDDAIELGGEVADEDDADGDSTDE
- a CDS encoding response regulator encodes the protein MNPSSPTPAPDVLLIEDNPGDVRLTKEAFRDASFDADLHVVTDGVEAMAFLHRNGEYESAPRPDIVLLDLNLPRKDGFEVLEAIRDDSDLEQLPVVVLSSSEADEDIRRSYEQHVNAYLTKPRAPDEFVEMVRTLEEFWFDRVELPPSDNNRDRR
- a CDS encoding response regulator; amino-acid sequence: MDGRPSHTAEAQILLVEDNPGDVRLVEEAFRDGHLINQLHSVTDGQSALDFIHRRGEYESAPRPDIVLLDLKLPRVDGEDVLHEIKHHPDLGDVPVVILTGMDEERIESEDLDHDADEDAVIQKPIDPDEFVEVIREFENFRLSVVRTNT
- a CDS encoding diadenylate cyclase, encoding MGSELRIPYEDHDGVRELTDCLRYTLEGISLSFDRWNEEFVKGPGLYVAVVTGPSIERFADPMGGNEWPVDRCRSVCLDLQNFFETTSDVARSRDGAVVVSVDGVVQRRMVRFADPVPDECDDLAPQRTEYEDWMGSRHMSALDTSRRANVVATLTLSEETGRVSVFENGTMETAERRALGGEWNVERY
- a CDS encoding DUF790 family protein, with protein sequence MLTKDLLRVSRAGGGYHPQFADRSHRPLAARVIGTYQGHVGEQRGELEDALESLERESDDFKLVRGFAALLEREATFETDAEIEPERARTAAFEAAEAVGVVDEDDRAVALIRAAEPLEVSADDLERALYADLEDRQVLAGVEPRWDPDGLLDQYNLSLAQTALFDATEVRVRSSDPKALVSAIKRLRLMYEIRRPNDEIRRPNDETRTGSADLASDREVVVTGPTHLFRATRRYGTRFARLLRTVASAESWYLEATIDDRGTERTLELSHADPVAVPDAEPVTDVQFDSGVEADFAARIENLDLDWRLVREPEPLATGTRVMIPDFAFEYDHGVPDVDAVDSGAGSASRDRDFRVYLEIMGFWTPDYVKKKLAQLEGLEDVDLLVAVDESLGVGEEIAARDHRAIPYSGSVRVKDVVDVLQEYERDLVAESAAALPAELVPEDDVVGLESLAARHGVSADALAAKTFPEHERVGRTLVRPGVLEALAAKIEPGMALGEVESILEERGLSDSSALLSQLGYRVEWEGLGGGTVVER